Genomic window (Leptotrichia sp. oral taxon 212):
TTTTTCAGTGCTATTTCCAGTTCTCCCTCATATCTTAAATATTTACTGTTACTTATAAGGATATCACCTTTTTTTATAGGAATATCTGATGATATTTTTTCTATGTCAATACTGTATCCCGCAAGTTCTTCCTTTATATATTCACAGAAATCCTTTCTGGTTTCTCCTATATTTCCACCTGCAGTGGCTCTTACGACATGTTCAGAAGAATCTATCCTGTCCTGAAAAACCTTATCTGTAAGTATATCATGTTCATTTCTTAAAGGAATTGCTCCTTTACTGAAATAACCAAATTCCTTCCAGTTTTCATCTGATAAATTTATATCTCCTACCAGAATTACATCTGTACTTAGGGATAGCAGGTCAAGACACGATGTAAGAAACCTCATATTCCGATGTTCCTCCACTGTGGGAAGTCCTTCATATATAGGTCCTCTAAGTTCGTCTCCCTTTACAAAAGCCATTGTTCTTATCCCATATTTTTTATATTTCAAATTCTGTTCCAGCAAATATTTTTTTGAAATACCTGTAAACCTTTTCGGATAAAAATTATGCAGGCTTAACATATTGGAAAATTTAGCATGTTTCAGTTTCATATACTCCAGTTCTTCCTCTATCAATGTACTTGCATTAAGAACTATTTTATTTTTTTCTGAAAGATTTAAAATTTCATCAACAGTAAATCCGTCGTCAATACGAAGATATACATTTTCTGAATTTAAATTTGCAATATCTTTAGTTGTGCTGTTTATATCGACTATAAGATTTAAATTATGTTCAGTACAGAGCCTGATTATTTTTTCAAGCTCCGACTGTTTATCAACTTTTTCTTCAGATATATTAAGGGATGTAAAAACATACTTTGCCCCTGATTTTACAGCCTTTTCTATAATTTTTTCATTTTTTTCTTTTCCTGTGCTTAAATAAACTGAAAATCCTGTTTCAAATTTTTTTTTCATATTTTCTTTCCTATCCTGTCTATATTGATGCCTTCAATCTGATTTATATGTATCCTTCAATTTACAATTTTATTTTCCTGAACTCATTTTTTCCAGTTCTTCCTTCATCTGAACATACTCAGAAGGCAATTTTCCTGTTCTTTTGTTTAAAAGATTTATAAGTTCAACTGTATCCCTTATGTCTGCAGAATTTTTATAATTAGAATCTGTTTTTATAAGATTGAATTTTCCTTTTATCATATCTTCAAGAATACTGTTCATTCTTAAATTAGTATCTTTTTTACTGTTCATATTAGAAAAAGCATCTATTATTATGGAGCTTATTACACCGTAATTAGTAGTATAATAGTGATTTCCATAAAAATCATTAGGTTTTTTTGATGGATCTATAACCCTTGAATTTTTTGCGTTTGTCAGGAGAACAATGACCAGATTCTGTGAAGGTTCTATTACAGTAAGTGTTCCTGTCCATCCTGTATGCCCTACCGTTTCTCTCGAAGCCAGCCCTGAAAATGCCCATTTGTAAATGAAATCTCCCTGTCTTCTCCATCCTAAACCGTAACTGGCATTTATATCCTTAGGTTTTATAAAATTGTCCAGTGTTGTTTTATCAAAAAATTTAATATCATCATAGCCACCTTCATTTATAATCACCTGTGCAAGTTTTGCCACTTCGTAGGCATTTGAAAACAGACCTGCATGACCTGACACTCCCTGCATGGAATAATAGGCCTTCTCATCATGCACTTCTCCCTGAATAGTATATTTTCTAGCATTTATAAAATCTATTGTATTATCCCTTGTATTACCATTTAATTCAGTTGCTGCCGTCTCATTTTTACTGACACCATTCTTTAAAGGATTAAACATAGTTCTTTTTAAATTCAGTTTATTATAGAAGTTTTCCTTCATATAAGTATCTAAGTCCTGTGAAGTAACCTTTTCTATTATTAGTCCTAAAAGCATATAATCCACATCTGAGTATTTCGTAGAAGTTTTAGGCTCATATGCCAGAGGAGTTTTCATAATGGCATCCTTTACTTTTTCCTTACCTATTGCATATAAATCATTTTTCCCGTTAGGAATTCCGTCATCCTTATCATATTTATCGTTAAAATATTGCGGATCAGGTGGAAATCCTGCCTGATGCTTTAAAAGATCGCTTACTTGAACTTTTTCCTTCCCGTTTCCTTTAAATTCCGGATAAAACTTATGTACATAGTCATCCAGATTCAGTTTCTTTTCTGATACAAGTTTCATTATTGCATAATTTACAGAATACATTTTCGTATTGCTGGCCAGATCGTATACAGTATTATCAGTGACTTTAACTTTATCCTTTATTTCAGTACCGTCCTGATTGTAGTTGTTTACATATCCATAGCTTGAAAGCAATTCAAGGTTTCCGTCCTTTATTACCGCTATCTGGGCTGAAGGAAGCCCTGCCTTAACTTCGGCCTTTATAAATTCATCAAGAAATTTTACTGTTTCCTCATTATAACTTTTCTGTTTCTTATTTTCAGTAACTACAGGATAAGGAATCTTTACATTCAGTTTTCCCTCCAGACTGCTGACCTGAAAAATATTCTTATCATTTTTTGTTACTTTTGAAATATCTATTTTTTTCGTTCCTTTTCCCTTCAGGTCATCAGTTTTCAGTCTGATTCCATTTATATAAATATCCGCATTCTTAAATTCATCATATTCCAGAACTATATATCCCTGATTTTTGAAAGCCTTGAATTCAAACATTTCATTTGTAAGTATGGAATCATCAAAATCTTCCTTGCTTACAGGAAAAGTTTTTTCTATCTGATAGGAATACATATTCAGAAATATAAGCATATTAAACAGAATAAGCAATATTTTTTTCATAAGATGCACCTCCTCATTTATAAACTATTTCTGATTAAACATCTGATTGAAAAAATAAGTCTGGCTTTTTATGGAATTATCCCAGTATTCCCATGTATGAGCTCCCGGTCTTTCAGTGTATTCATGTCCTATATTCAGCTCAAGAAGTTTCTTATGCAGTTCCCTGTTAGGTTCTATAAAGAAATCATCTACACCGCAGTCTATTATTATGTGGGACTTTGTTCCTATCAGCTTATGGGCTATATCTTTTATGTTATATTCATTCCAGCTGGAATTAAGAACTTTTTCTATCCCCCAGTTTCCCTTATACTGTTCAGGATTCATTCCACCGCTCATACTTCCAATATTTCCAAACACATCCTGATTTTTAACGCCTATATAGAAAGCTCCAAAACCTCCCATGCTTAAACCTGTTATTGCCCTGTGTTCCTTAGCTTTATAAGTAGAAAAATTTGAATCAATATAATCAACTAATTCCTTTGATACAAAAGTATAATATTTTGAATCCTTCTTTACAGGACTGTCAACATACCAGCTGTCATAATTTCCATCCGGAGAAACATAAATGACATTATACTGGTCTGCCAGTTCCTTTATCGAAGTCTTGTCAGGATAGTTTTTATTACTTCCTGACCAGCCATGTAAAACATAGATTGTATTGTACTTTTTATTTGCAGAATATCCGTCAGGCAGGATTACTGTCACTGGAATATCCTTTTTCATTGATTTACTGTGAACTTTTATATCCTTTTCAGCAAAAGAAAATCCTAAAAATGAACATATAAACAATAAAATTGCTAATATTTTTTTCATTTATATCACTCTCCGTATATGTCTTCTATTCTATCATCGTCCACTCCAAAGAAATAAGTTAAAACAAATCCTCCAACATATGCTCCTAGCATTGCCATTATATAATAAGGCCATGCTCCAAAATCTTTCAATATTAATAATCCAAGTAATCCAGAAGCTCCTTGAGATACAGTTCCTATATGAAACAAGACTGTCAAAATTCCTCCGAATCCTGCTCCTAAACATGCCGTAATAAATGGTTTTCCTAAAGGTAGTGTTACAGCATACATCAGTGGTTCTCCTATTCCCAATATCCCTACAGTAATAGAATCCCTTACCATTGTTTTAAGTTTCTGGCTTTTAGTTTTCACATAAATTGCAATTCCGGCACCTACCTGTCCTCCACCTGCCATCATAAGTATAGGAAGCAGATAGTTAATCCCTTGAGTAGGTCCTGTAGGTTCATTAAGTAAAGTATGTATAGGAGTTAATGCCTGATGAAGTCCTACTGAAACTAAAGGAAGGAATCCAGCCGCCAGAATGTATCCTCCTAATATTCCTAATTTATTATATGCAAAATCAAGAATATTAAATATTCCGGCTGTTATAACAGTTCCTAAAGGCTGAATTATTATCAGAGCTATAAACACACCTATTATTAAAGTTAAAAGCGGAGTAAAAAATGTATCAAGCATTACCGGAACTATCTTTCTTACCTTTTTTTCCAGATATGCCACTATTATACCCATAAATAATGAAGCAAGTAATCCTCCCATTCCAGGTGCAAAAGGTTTACCTGTGAAAGGAAGTATAACCGCGCTTTTATCTTCAACTTTAAGAAGAAGAGGGAGTGCAGGATTTGCAACAAAAATTGATCCCATAATTCCACCTAGTACTGCAGTTCCACCAAATTCCTTTGCAGCATTCATTCCTACGTATATTGCAAGATATCCAAACATAGCAAATCCAATACTTCTTATGGCCGCAAACCACCATACTGTACTGTAAGCACTTTTAGTTGAAACATTTATAGCATTTGTCAATCCCATTACAAGACCTGCCGCTATTATTCCAGGCAGCAGAGGAACAAATATATTTGCTATTTTCTGAAGGAATCTCTGAACAGGACCGTTATGTTTCTGCTTATTGGCTTTTTTATTTTCCTTTGCCACATCTTCTACATTATTGTCTGAAAATCCTAAAGGCATTCCTGTAAGCTTTGAAAATTCATCACCTACTGAATTTACCTTTCCAGGTCCCAAAACAATCTGAAGCGTTTCAGCTTCCACAACATTAAGCACTCCGTCAACCTTTTTCAGTTTTTCCACATCTGCATCTTCTCTGACTTTAACTCTAAGTCTTGTCATGCACACTGCATTTGAAATGATATTCTCTTTTCCACCTAGAATATCATAGATTTCTTTCGCTGTTCTTTTTGCATCCATAATTCTTCTTCTCCTTTTCTATATATTTTATTTTTATATTCATTTATAAGCTGAAAAGGGTGATTAAATCCTGACCAAAATCACAATCCATCACCCTTTATTTCTTATTTTTCTACAAAAGAAAATTTTTGCCAAGGTTTAATATAATCTATTAAAAATATTTCTTCTTCGGATATTCTTCCTACAACATTTGATTTCCCTGTATTTCTCATTTCCTTTTTAGCTATCATCAGTTCACCGGCATAATGACCGAAATCACTGCTTTCTATAATTATGTCACCCTTTCTTATTACTTCAGGTGCATTGAAAAGTTTAAATTCATGACCTTTATACTTTACCCTGCTGTTTGATGAACGTATAAGGTTTTCAGGGGCGTCTCCCCTGCTATAATGAAATTCCTCCAGAACAATTTTTTTCTCTATTTCCGGAATATTTTCTTCAAGACTGGCAGAAAAGCTTACCATGTCCTTACGGACTTTTTTAAACTCTTCAAGTTCTTCGTCAGTTGGATAGCAGTTGGAAATAATAATGTCATCTATCATTTCCAAAGCGACAAAATGCTTAAACTGTACTATCATCGGTAAATCCCTGTGCATTTCCAGTGTCGGCAATCCCTGTGTTACCGGCCATGGTCCAAAAGTATTTTTAGCCTGAGAAGTTATAAAAGCCGCTGTTCTTAATCCATATTTTGCAAAGTTTTCAGTACACTTTTTAAAAAAATCCAGTCCCAGTCCCGTATAAATATGCGGATAAAAATTATGGCATCCTATCAGATTATCCCTGTTAGGACGATAATCCATAATTGTATCAATATAATGAGTAATATTGCTCATATTTATTTCTATTTTCAGATTTTCCTTGTTAAATGTCATTATACTTTCCTGCAGACCTGTAAATCCAATATCCAGTCTGACTCCGTCAGCATTCATTTCCTTGAAAAATGACAAGTTGTCATAACTGATGCCTAAGTCATTAAAAACCCTAGGATTCACATCAAGAATAATTTCAAATCCTTTTTCTTTTGCATGCCGATTTATCCTTCTGAACTTTTCCAGAATAACTTCCCTGCTTTCATTTGCAGACAGCAGACAGCTGAATATACGGCTAAATCCTGCCTCTCCTGCTTTATCGATATAGTCCAGTACTTCCTTTTCAGCTGTTTTTTCAGGATAAATTGAAATTCCTAATTTTCCCATATTACGCTACTTTCCCAGCTTCAGCTTCTGCATGTTCTTCTGCTAGTAACTTTTTCTCATATACATTAAAGAATGGATAATAAATTATAATAGAAATCACAATTAATATAACATTCAAAATCAATGCTCTGAAATCTCCATTTGTCGCTAAAAATGCTCCTATCGGTCCAGGTAACGTCCAAGGTGGCGTTGATGTAACACGATTTACTAGTCCTGCAGCCATTGCAAAATAGGCAATAGTTGCATTAACTACAGGCACTATAATAAATGGAGGTAACAAAGTAGGATTTAGTACAATAGGCGCTCCAAATATAATTGGCTCGTTTATATTAAATATTGATGGTAGAATAGCTGCTTTTCCTAATGTCTTACCATAAGCTGATTTTGATTTAAAAAGCAATAATAAAGCAAAACCTATTGTTGTTCCAGAACCACCAATCCATACAAACCATTGGTATAGAGGCTCAGCTGCGATATGTGGAACAGGTTGTCCATTGGCAAGAGCTGTTGCATTCTGTTCCAGCAACATAAGCCATAAAGGTCTTACCACTGATCCAACTATGGAATCTCCATGAATTCCAAAGGACCAGAAAAATGTAATCATAAAAACAATAAGAATTACTGAGAACCACGAATCACTAAACTTTAAAATTGGTTTTATGACTGAACCAATTATGTCATGCAAATCAATTTTCAACCAATAAGTTAGTATTGTCAATGTAAATATAATTATTGCAGCAGGGGTCAATGCTTCAAAAGAACGTGCAACTGACTCTGGCACTGCTTCAGGCATTCTTATTTTAAATCCTGTTGTTGTTGTAAGACGATAAACCTCAACGGCAAATATTGCAACTATTATTCCAACGAATAACCCTGCTGATCCAAGCTTTGACATCTGCATTACATACCCAAGATCTTCCTGAAGAAGCTGTGAGCCTTTTGTTCCTTCTTCCACAATTATCTGCACTGCCTGTCCATTAATAGTCTGATTTATAACTTCCACTGGATTAATCATTTTTGGCATAATTGTTAACAGGAATGCACAAACTGAAAGTATTGCTCCTGTAATTCCATCAAGTTTATAAGATTTTGCAAGACTATAACCTATTCCCATAACTGCATAAAGTCCCATAATGAACATAGTCATACGATAAGGCAACAACATTTGCACTGCATATTTTTTAGCTAGTACTGATATTCCCCATTCTTTTGGGAATGGCGGAAATGCTAAAATCAAAAAAACTGAACCTACTATAATCAAAGGTAATGTTGATACGATTCCATCACGTATTGCCCTTAAATGTCTTTGTTCAGATATTTTTGCCATTTTCATTGAAAGTTGTTCTAAAACTGCCATAATTTACTTCCTTTCTTATCCTAATTTTATTTTTTATAAACCTATTTTGTCATACTTATTTAAAACTAAAAACTATTATAGAATTTCTAAAATTTTACTGTCCTAGCAATTCCTGAATCTGTTTTAACAGTTTCGGTCCTCCTAATGGACTGTATCCCTGAGGTGCAATCATAACGCAGGGAACTCCGGCTTCCTTTGCATGAACACTTAATGTATCAAATCTGTGTCTTATCTGAGGAGCAACCATGGCTATGTCATATCCTCCCTTTATTTCATCTTCAAACTGCTGAGTACTCACAGCTTTTACCTCGATTTCTATTCCTTTTGAAACAGCTTCCTTTTCCAGCGCCTTTATCGCAACTGCACTGGACATTCCCAATGAGCATACAAATAATACTTTCATTTTTACCTCCTGATTTCTATTTTATTTAACTTTTTCTATCTGAAATTATATCGTTTTTTTCCTGAACATCCAGAAATATGTTATCAGTCCAAATGCTATACCCCAGATTATATACTGCTGCCAGAACTTTTTACAGAATCCCCTTTTGGAATCAATAAAGAATCTTGTCCAGACAAATCCAAAACTTGTAATAAATGTATTTCCTAAAAGTATGGAAAAATTCATATTTACTCCAAAGAACAGTAACAAAACAGGAAATACTATTGTTCCGACTAATGAGCTTGCCAGTATTACCAAAGCTGATTTTATACTGAAGGAATTTACTTTCTCTTCCCTGCCCTCTTTTTCCGTTTCCTTTTTTTCCTCTTTTTTTATTTCTTCAATATGTTGCGGTTTTATTTTTCTTACCATGCATTTCCCCTTCTGTAAATTTCTATATCTATTTTTTTTCCAGTTCATCTATTCTTCTGTACATTCTTATCATTCCTTCAATTAAAGTTTTCGCTTCAATTGCTGTCATAAGATGATCCTGAGAATGAACAAACAGTACGGAAGGTGTTATTGCTTCTCCGCTTACCTCAGCCTGAATTATTTCAGTCTGAACATTGTGTGCTGACAGCAGTGCTTCATCTGCTTCCTTCAGCAACTTTTCAGCTTCTTCAAAATTTCCGTTTTCAGCTTCCCTTAAGGCTTCATAAGCCAGTCCTTTTGCAGTTCCTGCGCTATTTACAATTTCAAATACAACCAGTTCCATTTTTTCCTTATCCATATTTTGCTTTTACCTCTTTCCATTTATCTGCTTTTTTATTATTTTTTGTATTTTTCCCTGTTTTCATAGTAATCTTTAAACTGCGACAAATATTTCTCATGTGCGTCAAGCAGTTCATTTAAAACCTTTCTTCCGACACCTGTTCCAGGAACTAAAGGATTTGTAGCAAATGCCTGCAATGCAGTATAATAATTTCCCGTAACTGCGGCTTCCACCGTCAGTTCTTCCATTGCCTTCATAATCTGTATATAACCTCTCTGTCCGGCATTTGGAAACTTTCCGAATGTTATCGGTTTAGGCCCGTCGGCTGTAATGTATGAAGAAATTTCAACTGCAGAATTATATGGTAAATCTGCAATCGCACCTTTATTTCTTGTATTAACTGCCATTATTATCCCCTTATCATTGTAAATTGCACTGATAAGTTCACAGGCCGCATCTGAATAATAGGCTCCTCCCCTCTGTTCCAGCTGTTTCGGTTTTTCCTTCAGATTTTCATCCTTATATAGCTCAAACAGTTCCTCCTCAACTTTTTTAACAATTTCTCCCCTTGTTCCTTTTTCCCTGTATGACTTCAGTCCTTCCGCAAGCATCTCATCCTGTAAATAATAATATCTGTGATAGTCGCAAGGTAACATTCCCAAGTTTTTTATCTGGTCATAGTCATAGTTTATACTTACAATATTTTTTACCCCGAGATTTTCCTTATCCTGTCTTTTATCCCATAAATCTGCGGTAAGTTCATTTCCTTTTCTATCCCATACCCTGTACCATACAAAATGGTTCAATCCTGCAAACTGGAACTTGAACTCGCTCATATCCTTTTCATAAAGGCTTGCACAGTCCATCTGTGTATGAACAGGAATATTACATAAACCTACAACCTTATCAAAATTTCCGTAATTCAGAACAGCTTCTGTGACTATTCCTGCTGGATTTGTAAAGTTTATGAGCCATGCATCTGGAGCCAGTTCCTTTATATCCTTTACTATATCAAGTATTACAGGGATTGTACGAAATGCCTTGAACATACCTCCTGCACCATTTGTTTCCTGTCCAAGAAGGCCATTTTCAAAGGGAATTCTTTCATCCTTTATTCTTGCATCAAGCTGTCCAACCCGAAACTGTGTCGTTACAAAATCTGCATTTTTAATAGCTTCCCTTCTGTCCAGTGTCAAATAAACTTTACAGTCTATTCCTGCCTTTTCCACCATTCTTTTAGCAAGATTTCCAACTATTTCCAGCTTCTCTCTTCCTTCTTCAATGTCTACAAGCCATATTTCTCTTACAGGAAGTTCCTTTATCCTTTTAATAAAACCTTCTATAAGTTCAGGAGTATAGCTGGATCCGCCCCCAATTGTTACAATTTTAATTCCTTCTTTCTTTCCCATTTTTCTTCCTTTCCCGTCATTATATTATGCCTTTTTCCAATACTTAAATTTATCTTCTGAAAATGTGGCTACAAACTTTTCAAAATTACTTTTAAAGCTGTACTTTATTTATTTTCGTCTTTTTTATCTTATCAGAAACATAGTCATAATTTTTATTATAATATGTAAAATATATTACATCTATCAAGTTCAGCATAGATATTCTCGAATAAATCGCCGCACTTCTTACAAGTGCCTCCCTGGAAGTTACGTAGAGATTATATTTACATTTCTTTACAAGCTTATTATTTCCGTATCCTGTTATTGAAACTGTATTGATTTCCTTATCCTGAAGTATTTCAGCAATATCTATTATTTCCTTTGTCAGTCCCGAATAAGACACCAGTATCGCCAAATGCTTCCTGTCACTGCTTATCGCCTGTACACGCTGCAGATCAGGACCTTCAAAAGTATTTACAACTTTTCCTGCTCTCATGAACTTGTACTGGGCATCAAGACAGACAATGTGCGAAGCTCCTATTCCATAAAAATCTATCACTTCGCTTTCAGTTATTAAATCTGCTACAATATTTATCATTTCAGTTTCCTGCAGGAGTTTTGTCTCCTTTAGCGAACTTATGCTCAGCTTTGTCAGCTTTTCGATGACAGTTTTTGTATCATCCCTTTTATCAATATCTCCAGTATCAAAATTGATTTCTTCCTTTTCCATATTGATAACTTCTTCCAGCATTTTCATTTTAAATTCCTGAAATCCGCTAAATCCTATTTTCTGGCACATTCTTGTAACGCCTGCATTACTTGTGTACGTTTCTGAAGAAATGATATTTGTATCAAGTTCACGTATATTTCTGAAATTTTTTATTATATACTTGGCAATGTATTCTTCATTTTCAGTAAAATCCTTATTTTCCCTAAGTTTTATCAGAATACTCATGTATTAACCTCGCCACGTTATTATCGTATTTTTCAAGCTTTTCTGTTGCAGTTTTCTTGTCAATATTTAACAGTATCATTGCTATTGCGGACTTTACATCATTTGAAGCCTCTTCCAGAACTTTTGCCGTCTTCTCGTAATCACTGTCTGTAGTTTTCATTATGATTCTTTTTGCTCTTTCAACTAATTTCTGATTTGAAGTTTTAACATCTACCATATATCCTGAAAATACTTTTCCTATTTTTATCATAATTGCAGTTGAAATCATATTAAGTATCATTTTCTGTGCTGTCCCGGCCTTCATTCTTGTGGATCCTGTAACAATTTCAGGTCCTACGATAACTTCGACAGGATACTGACTTATTCCTGATAAATCAGAATTTTTAGAACATGTTATGCTTCCTGTAACTGCCCCTATACTGTTAGCATATTCTATAGCCCCCATAACATAAGGAGTTCTTCCTGATGCGGCCAGTCCTATGACTGCATCATTTTTAGTAAGGTTTATATTTATAAGGTCTTCTTTTCCCAGTTCCCTGCTATCTTCGGCATTTTCCTTTGCCCTAAATATTGCCTCATTTCCTCCGGCTATTATTCCCTGCACCTTTTCATGGGAAACACCATATGTCGGAGGACACTCTGAAGCGTCCAGTATTCCAAGCCTTCCTGATGTACCGGCTCCTATATATATTATTCTTGTATCCTTTGTGTAATTTGATAATATGGCATCTATCAGTCTGGAAATACTTTTCAGTTCCTTTTCTACACAGAATGCAACTTTCTTATCTTCCTCGTTTATCCTTCTTATAATTTCAAAACTGTCCTGCAGCTCAATATCTTTGCTGTTTGGATTATTTTCTTCCGTAGAAAGTTTGTTGAGATCAATCATTACTTATCACTCCTCTCTGTATAATTATAACCTGCTTTTCGCTAAAAGGGAATATTAATGAAAACTATTTTCAGAAACTGAAAAATATTTTCCAAATAAAAAACACACTTGATTTGGGATATACATTCCCGTCAGGTGTGTGTTTGTGATGCAATAACTATATTTTCAGCCTGTTTATAATCATTGTATTAAATATTAATTTTCCAGTTACTAATAAATTTTACTGTCAATAAATATCAGAATATTGTAAAATATTATCCACAATATATCTGTAATCAACAATAAATTTATTTCTTTTTTTACTTTTGTCAAATTTATTATTCTTTTTATAATTAGATAAAATTTATATATTCCTAAAAGACTTACTATTAAACATATTAACAGAATCAATAATTTGAAAATACTAAAATCGTTTTCAAATTTCAAAATAAAAACTGATAATGGAAATAATAGAAATTTGTAAAATGTCACGATAATATCAACCACATATACACAAGCTAATATTTTTCTATTTTCTACTTTATAATATAAACAACCTTTCAAAAAAATATTAAAAGATAAATTATTGTAAACAATACATATTCCATAAATTATCACCTCAAACTTTAAGCTATAATCAACTCCATAAGACTGGTATTTTTAAAAAGGTACCAATAACCAAAAATTATTATGTATATTGGAAATATAAAAAACTTAATAGTATTCAAATTAGGATAAATAATACTTGACAACATCAACGAAGCAAGCAATAAAAAAACTGATAAAACTCCTATACAATATAAAATAAAATATTTATTATAATTTAAACTTAAATATACTTCTTCGTTATCTGAAAATTCTAAAAAAATTTTTTTGCTTTTTGAAAAAAATAATGAATATTCCACAGAAAATTTATTACTGAAAACTTCAATAGAAATTTCTGATTCCGGTTTTAAATGATATTCTTCTTCATCAATCCATAAAGTAATGTAATCATATCTCGCCCAAATATTATTTTTTACTATTATTTCCATAATCCACCTCTTTTTACAAAGTTATTTTTCTTTTCTCTAAGTTTTTTTATGATTTCTTTCTCATGATTCCTTATATATTTTTCTACTGCTAATGTAATGTGTCCAAGACCACTTTTAGAATTTAATATAACTCTGACTCCATCATCTACATTTCCAAATATATCATAATATTCACCTGTCACTTCTTCAAGATAATGTATCTTACCACTTTCGTTTTCAGAAAATAAAGGCAATGAAAACACTAAAAAACTACCAGTATTAATTTATATTTTCTCATTTTCTTTTTTTACTCTTTCCTCTATTTTTTTAATTTCTTCCATTTTTTTCCTATGTTCCCTCTCTTTTACCTTTTCTTCACGTTTGTCCATTTTTTCATTTTCTCTTCTACGAACACCATAGCAAAAATCACTTACACTATCTGATAAAGCACAATACAATCCAAAACAAGAATTAGTCAATAATACTATTGACAATAATAATACTATTATCTTTCCTTTAATTAGATATTTCATTTCTCAACCACCTCAAATAAGTATTTATTTTTGGAACTGAAACATTTACTCTTTCAATATGTTCTAAATTCATATTTCCCATATTACTTATACTATTCAGGCCTTATAACTACCATATTCCATACAGATCATTAGCTTCTCTATTATAACCTGTCAAAACTATTATAACTTCTTCCTTATTATAATATTTTTTTATTTTAT
Coding sequences:
- a CDS encoding PTS lactose/cellobiose transporter subunit IIA codes for the protein MDKEKMELVVFEIVNSAGTAKGLAYEALREAENGNFEEAEKLLKEADEALLSAHNVQTEIIQAEVSGEAITPSVLFVHSQDHLMTAIEAKTLIEGMIRMYRRIDELEKK
- a CDS encoding MurR/RpiR family transcriptional regulator gives rise to the protein MSILIKLRENKDFTENEEYIAKYIIKNFRNIRELDTNIISSETYTSNAGVTRMCQKIGFSGFQEFKMKMLEEVINMEKEEINFDTGDIDKRDDTKTVIEKLTKLSISSLKETKLLQETEMINIVADLITESEVIDFYGIGASHIVCLDAQYKFMRAGKVVNTFEGPDLQRVQAISSDRKHLAILVSYSGLTKEIIDIAEILQDKEINTVSITGYGNNKLVKKCKYNLYVTSREALVRSAAIYSRISMLNLIDVIYFTYYNKNYDYVSDKIKKTKINKVQL
- a CDS encoding 6-phospho-beta-glucosidase, with the protein product MGKKEGIKIVTIGGGSSYTPELIEGFIKRIKELPVREIWLVDIEEGREKLEIVGNLAKRMVEKAGIDCKVYLTLDRREAIKNADFVTTQFRVGQLDARIKDERIPFENGLLGQETNGAGGMFKAFRTIPVILDIVKDIKELAPDAWLINFTNPAGIVTEAVLNYGNFDKVVGLCNIPVHTQMDCASLYEKDMSEFKFQFAGLNHFVWYRVWDRKGNELTADLWDKRQDKENLGVKNIVSINYDYDQIKNLGMLPCDYHRYYYLQDEMLAEGLKSYREKGTRGEIVKKVEEELFELYKDENLKEKPKQLEQRGGAYYSDAACELISAIYNDKGIIMAVNTRNKGAIADLPYNSAVEISSYITADGPKPITFGKFPNAGQRGYIQIMKAMEELTVEAAVTGNYYTALQAFATNPLVPGTGVGRKVLNELLDAHEKYLSQFKDYYENREKYKK
- a CDS encoding PTS sugar transporter subunit IIC; translated protein: MAVLEQLSMKMAKISEQRHLRAIRDGIVSTLPLIIVGSVFLILAFPPFPKEWGISVLAKKYAVQMLLPYRMTMFIMGLYAVMGIGYSLAKSYKLDGITGAILSVCAFLLTIMPKMINPVEVINQTINGQAVQIIVEEGTKGSQLLQEDLGYVMQMSKLGSAGLFVGIIVAIFAVEVYRLTTTTGFKIRMPEAVPESVARSFEALTPAAIIIFTLTILTYWLKIDLHDIIGSVIKPILKFSDSWFSVILIVFMITFFWSFGIHGDSIVGSVVRPLWLMLLEQNATALANGQPVPHIAAEPLYQWFVWIGGSGTTIGFALLLLFKSKSAYGKTLGKAAILPSIFNINEPIIFGAPIVLNPTLLPPFIIVPVVNATIAYFAMAAGLVNRVTSTPPWTLPGPIGAFLATNGDFRALILNVILIVISIIIYYPFFNVYEKKLLAEEHAEAEAGKVA
- the murQ gene encoding N-acetylmuramic acid 6-phosphate etherase is translated as MIDLNKLSTEENNPNSKDIELQDSFEIIRRINEEDKKVAFCVEKELKSISRLIDAILSNYTKDTRIIYIGAGTSGRLGILDASECPPTYGVSHEKVQGIIAGGNEAIFRAKENAEDSRELGKEDLININLTKNDAVIGLAASGRTPYVMGAIEYANSIGAVTGSITCSKNSDLSGISQYPVEVIVGPEIVTGSTRMKAGTAQKMILNMISTAIMIKIGKVFSGYMVDVKTSNQKLVERAKRIIMKTTDSDYEKTAKVLEEASNDVKSAIAMILLNIDKKTATEKLEKYDNNVARLIHEYSDKT
- a CDS encoding PTS sugar transporter subunit IIB, which gives rise to MKVLFVCSLGMSSAVAIKALEKEAVSKGIEIEVKAVSTQQFEDEIKGGYDIAMVAPQIRHRFDTLSVHAKEAGVPCVMIAPQGYSPLGGPKLLKQIQELLGQ